GTCGCCTGCCTGTTCATTGTCTGCGGCACTTGCCTGTACAGCACGCTGATACTGCATGGCGATGAGCCGAAATTGTCGGGCGAAAGCTCAACAATGATTCAGGTCGAATCCGGGCGCCCCGATGAGCAGGCACGCCGGACGTACATGGGACGCATCGTCGCTCAGCCGATGTCGCATCTCGGTGCGAGTTGGTTGGTTCGCCCTGAGCGAAACGACGAGGAGAACGCACTGGAGGCGTTGAATGAACTCAACCTCGAACCCGGCATGACTGTCGTGGACCTTGGTTGCGGCAATGGGTATTGGACCCTTCCGATGGCGCGGAAGTGCGCCGCCCCTGCCGAGGCGGATGCGAACGGTACTGAGCCTGGACGTGGTGCGGTCGGTCAGGACGCACTGGCAGGTCAAGTGTTGGCGGTGGACATCCAAGCTGAGATGCTGCAAAAGCTCCGGCAGAACATGCTACGGGCCGGAGTTGCCAATATTCAACCTGTGCGCGGCAAGGTAGACGATCCCCAATTGCCCGTTGGCAAAGTTGACTTGGTGCTGTTGGTGGATGTGTACCATGAGTTCTCCCACCCCCAGTCGATGTTGTGGGCGATCCGGCGTAGTTTGAAACCGAACGGGGTGATCGCATTATTAGAATACCGAGCAGAAGATCCGGCGGTACCGATCAAACCGCTGCATAAAATGTCGAAGCAACAGATCATGAAGGAATATGCCGCGTCCAACTTAAAGCTCGTGCGGGAGTACAACGATCTCCCATGGCAGCACTTGATGTTTTTTGCCCGCGATGACAGCCCATTGCCTGAGATCGCGCCTGAGTAGTTGCGAGAAAGGCGAACAGTTTTTGATGGCCGTTGGTTTGGAATCGCGTAAGTGTGTCGCCCGGAACGGCAACGTCGAATGCCGAGAGTTCACGGGCAGGTTTCGATTAATACCGTGCCCCGGTTCGAGGGTCTAAATGTCACCCAATCGAGCCAAAATGGTCAGCAACCTGCGCGTCATCAAACTCGGCGGCAGTTTGCTAACCCTGCCTACCCTCAGCTCTCAATTTCAGCAGTGGTGCCGGGCGAATCCGCACCCCCGAAGCCTGATCATCGTGGGCGGCGGAGGTCTCGTCGATGCCGTCCGCATGATCGACCGCGCAAACCCGCTTAGAGAGGATTTTGCTCACTGGGTATGCATCGATCTGATGCAGCATTCGGCTCGTCTGGCGCACGAAATACTAGCAGGCGTTGGGTTGATTGAAACGGCCAACGAGTTACAGCGGTTCCTAGCGGAGCGTCACTCGCCGACGGCACTGCCGAACGTTTCGATTGTCCAGATCGGCCTGTGTTTCGAAAGATGTCATCCGAACATGGGCCTGCCCGAGAGTTGGGATGTGACCTCGGACGCATTAGCCGCCGCATTCGCAATAATGCATGGTGCTCAAGAATTGGTCATGATGAAATCTTGCGACGCATCAGGGGAGGGAGGGCAGTTGGAGTCACTCGTTAGGGCCGGAGTCGTCGATCCCCATTTTGCGGAACTTGCAAAATCCATCAATCACACCCACTTCGTCAATTTGAGAGCTTTGGGAAGTGTCCAAACTCCACGAAAAAACCTCGCATAACACGTAGGTTTTGCGAGGTTTTTCGTTGTAGCGGAGGACACGAGACTCGAACTCGCAGCCCCTTGCGGGGTACCTCAGTTCCAGTGAGGCCGCTCACCAATTCGCTTATCCTCCCTCTATCGATCCTGTGCCGGGCGGCGCGTCCCACGACAGCCTGTCGGCATCGCATGCAACGGCTCGCTCGTCACTGAATCGAGCTCGCTCAAAAATTGACTTTGAACGAACAGGTGATAGTTTGCAGTACCGGTCCGATTTTGGCAACACCTGCCCGAATTTTCGGACTTAAATGTGCACAGGAAGTAAGAAAAAATGACTTTCTGGCGATTTGATGTGGCCGTTTCGCTACAATCATTGGGTTCGCAAACTCGAAATTCATAGGATGGCATCCATGCGAGATGATATATCGCCAACGCCTCATCAATCCGGTTCGCGCCCAGCAAGTATGCGTGGCGAAGACGAACGCGCGCGAGAACTCATCGCGTTTCGAGTGACCGTTGACCAGCCTGAGGGTCATTCGCTTATCTCGGTTGACGATGCTGAGCCTCGCGCGGTGGAACATGATGGTAGTGATCGTGGCGAACGCGAACATGGTTCGATGCAAGCGACCGAGATCGAAGGGCGGGACGAGATCGAAGGGCAGGACGAGATCGAAGGCAGGGAACCGATCAACATCCAGGCCATCGATGGCCTGGTGCAAATTGACGAGTTTGCCGCTTGTCCGCCTCCCATGCCAATTGAACCACCTCCCATTTGCAAAGCAGGTGGCGCGGAGGAACAACCGCAGGCGATTGAAGAGTCTGCTCCGGCACGAACCGACAACAGTCCAATCGTGCAGAGTCTGACCTTGATCGCCTCGATGGTCGTGATGCTATTGATCGCACGATTCAGCGTACCGCGAATTGTGGA
This genomic window from Allorhodopirellula heiligendammensis contains:
- a CDS encoding class I SAM-dependent methyltransferase, producing MMLSKRPAALGQRVACLFIVCGTCLYSTLILHGDEPKLSGESSTMIQVESGRPDEQARRTYMGRIVAQPMSHLGASWLVRPERNDEENALEALNELNLEPGMTVVDLGCGNGYWTLPMARKCAAPAEADANGTEPGRGAVGQDALAGQVLAVDIQAEMLQKLRQNMLRAGVANIQPVRGKVDDPQLPVGKVDLVLLVDVYHEFSHPQSMLWAIRRSLKPNGVIALLEYRAEDPAVPIKPLHKMSKQQIMKEYAASNLKLVREYNDLPWQHLMFFARDDSPLPEIAPE
- a CDS encoding amino acid kinase family protein, which codes for MSPNRAKMVSNLRVIKLGGSLLTLPTLSSQFQQWCRANPHPRSLIIVGGGGLVDAVRMIDRANPLREDFAHWVCIDLMQHSARLAHEILAGVGLIETANELQRFLAERHSPTALPNVSIVQIGLCFERCHPNMGLPESWDVTSDALAAAFAIMHGAQELVMMKSCDASGEGGQLESLVRAGVVDPHFAELAKSINHTHFVNLRALGSVQTPRKNLA